A section of the Thunnus albacares chromosome 6, fThuAlb1.1, whole genome shotgun sequence genome encodes:
- the LOC122983776 gene encoding putative gustatory receptor clone PTE03: MENNSEIVFVLHGLNDSLTNRQVYFAFALVSYLFTIFVNLTLIVTVCLEKSLHEPIYIFLCNLCFNGICGASSFYPKLLHDLLAESHVISYAGCLAQMLVVYSYIFCEFTSLTVMAYDRYVAICKPLQYRAVMTAQKVAQLLMLTWCFSLLEALTGIMLTARLPLCGRHVQKIFCTNWEVVKLSCSDTTVNNIYGFVLTVSHVSQTGLILVSYAHLVRASLRSRSDRRKFVQTCLPHLVTLLVFTASLVFDIMYSRYGGGGSLQALRNALAAEFLVVPPLINPIIYGINLQQIRSKIFPDFTRKPDITKSHT, from the coding sequence ATGGAGAATAACTCTGAAATCGTGTTTGTGCTTCACGGTCTGAACGACTCTCTGACCAACCGGCAGGTCTACTTCGCCTTCGCTCTCGTGTCGTACCTCTTCACCATCTTCGTCAACCTGACGCTCATCGTCACCGTGTGTCTGGAGAAATCGCTGCACGAGCCCATCTACATCTTCCTGTGTAACCTGTGCTTCAACGGGATCTGCGGCGCCTCCAGTTTCTACCCGAAGCTGCTTCACGACCTTCTGGCCGAGTCTCACGTCATCTCCTACGCCGGCTGTCTGGCTCAGATGTTGGTCGTCTACAGCTACATTTTCTGCGAGTTCACCAGTCTGACCGTCATGGCGTACGACCGCTACGTGGCCATCTGTAAGCCGCTGCAGTACCGGGCGGTGATGACGGCGCAGAAGGTGGCGCAGCTGCTGATGCTCACGTGGTGCTTCTCGCTGCTGGAGGCTTTGACGGGCATCATGCTGACGGCCCGGCTGCCGCTCTGCGGCCGCCACGTCCAGAAGATCTTCTGCACCAACTGGGAGGTGGTGAAGCTGTCGTGCTCCGACACCACCGTCAACAACATCTACGGCTTCGTGCTCACGGTTTCGCACGTCTCGCAGACGGGACTCATCCTGGTGTCCTACGCTCACCTGGTGCGCGCCTCGCTCAGGTCGCGTTCCGACCGCAGGAAGTTCGTGCAGACGTGCCTGCCGCACCTCGTCACGCTGCTCGTCTTCACCGCCTCGCTGGTGTTCGACATCATGTACTCTCGCTACGGCGGCGGCGGCTCGCTGCAGGCGCTGCGGAACGCGCTGGCCGCGGAGTTCCTGGTGGTCCCGCCCCTCATCAACCCGATCATCTACGGCATCAACCTGCAGCAGATCCGCTCCAAGATCTTCCCCGACTTCACCCGCAAACCGGACATCACAAAGTCACACACATGA
- the LOC122983773 gene encoding olfactory receptor 11A1-like, with amino-acid sequence MIVLQAKRRIMINSTQFSYFTLNANIDSSHLKYLFFVILMSMYILIICANVLLIVVICMNSSLHEPMYFFLCSLFVNELYGSTGLFPFLLVQILSDIHTVSTFFCFLQIFCVYSYANVQFCNLAIMSYDRYLAICFPLQYNTRMTSKKVAMLIAITWLFPFIEVAVMVSLSAPLQLCGNIINKVYCNNYSVVKLACYDTTVNNIYGIIYTILIIVGVVTLILYTYIRILKVCFYGSKQTRQKAVSTCTPHLISLLNFSCGCFFEIMQSRFDMSSVPNMLRIVLSLYILTCQPLFNPVLYGLKMSKIHRLCKSLVFSKM; translated from the coding sequence ATGATTGTTCTGCAAGCCAAGCGGAGGATCATGATAAACTCGACTCAGTTTTCATACTTCACATTAAATGCCAACATTGACAGCAGTcacttaaaatatttattttttgtgattctCATGtctatgtatattttaattatttgtgcCAATGTTTTGCTCATTGTGGTTATCTGTATGAACAGCAGCTTACATGAACCTATGTACTTTTTTCTGTGCAGCCTGTTTGTAAATGAACTGTATGGTAGTACAGGGTTGTTTCCATTCCTTCTGGTACAGATCCTCTCTGACATTCACACTGTTTCtactttcttttgtttcctgcagattttctgtgtgtattCTTATGCAAATGTGCAGTTTTGTAACTTAGCCATCATGTCTTATGACAGATACCTTGCTATCTGTTTTCCTCTGCAATATAACACACGTATGACGTCTAAAAAGGTTGCCATGCTTATTGCTATAACATGGTTATTCCCATTTATTGAAGTTGCTGTCATGGTATCTTTGAGTGCTCCTTTACAGCTGTGTGGAAACATCATTAACAAAGTGTACTGTAACAACTACTCTGTGGTCAAACTGGCATGCTATGACACCACCGTCAATAACATTTATGGAATTATTTACacaattttaataattgttGGTGTTGTAACTTTAATTCTTTACACATACATAAGGattcttaaagtctgtttttatgGTTCTAAACAGACCAGACAGAAAGCTGTCAGTACCTGCACACCTCACCTTATTTCTCTGCTCAACTTCTCTTGTGGTTGTTTCTTTGAAATAATGCAGAGCAGATTTGATATGAGCAGTGTACCCAATATGTTGCGCATTGTTTTATCATTATACATCCTCACTTGCCAACCGCTCTTCAACCCTGTACTGTATGGAttgaaaatgtctaaaatacATAGATTATGTAAAAGTCTTGTCTTCAGTAAAATGTAA